From a region of the Calliphora vicina chromosome 4, idCalVici1.1, whole genome shotgun sequence genome:
- the LOC135958292 gene encoding uncharacterized protein LOC135958292, with translation MFNYFKCLIILLITNICIGNNFIIVADENSFFQPCSSSDNGGNVNVADLMELNLRHEYAEDMETLITNGNITLKAGLPEDALIKLDLEVFEWKRGKWEKTVYSMRRNDFCTAAFDPTEMWYSLTKQVPQEERVCPPQKGTVYHMNDIENRVELNDVHGIDLEGQYKIVVHFVAEEFSTCITAVVTIWKN, from the exons atgtttaattactttaaatgtttaattatattattaataacGAACATTTGTATT ggcaataatttCATTATAGTGGCCGATGAGAATAGTTTCTTTCAACCGTGCTCAAGTTCAGACAATGGCGGCAATGTAAATGTGGCCGATTTGATGGAACTTAATTTGAGGCATGAATATGCCGAAGATATGGAAACCTTAATTACTAATGGCAATATAACACTTAAAGCTGGTTTGCCAGAAGATGCTTTGATAAAG ttAGATTTGGAGGTTTTTGAATGGAAACGTGGTAAGTGGGAAAAAACAGTGTATTCCATGAGACGTAATGATTTCTGTACAGCTGCCTTTGATCCAACGGAAATGTGGTATTCTCTGACAAAGCAAGTACCACAAGAAGAACGTGTTTGTCCACCGCAAAAAGGA ACTGTCTACCACATGAATGATATCGAAAATCGTGTAGAACTTAATGATGTGCATGGTATTGATCTTGAAGGTcaatataaaatagtagtacATTTTGTAGCTGAGGAATTTTCGACATGCATTACAGCCGTTGTAaccatttggaaaaactaa
- the LOC135958293 gene encoding uncharacterized protein LOC135958293 — protein MKSFPLKKGNNFILVADENSFFQPCSSADNGGNMNMSDLLELNLKHEYAEDMETLITNGNITFNAGLPEDALIKFDVEIFEWKRGRWEKTLYSIRRNDICRAAFDPTEIWYPMTKQLAPEDRVCPPKKGTVYHLVDVKNVVEINVFGIDLEGQYKIVAHYVAEEFSTCITAVISVWKN, from the exons ATGAAG AGCTTTCCTttgaaaaagggcaataattttattttagtggCAGATGAGAATAGTTTCTTTCAACCGTGCTCAAGTGCGGACAATGGCGGCAATATGAATATGTCTGATTTGCTGGAACTTAATTTGAAGCATGAATATGCCGAAGATATGGAAACCTTAATTACTAATGGCAATATAACATTTAATGCAGGCTTGCCAGAAGATGCTTTGATAAAG tttGATGTGGAGATTTTTGAATGGAAACGTGGTAGGTGGGAAAAAACATTGTATTCCATTAGACGTAATGATATATGTAGAGCTGCCTTCGATCCAACGGAAATCTGGTATCCTATGACAAAGCAATTAGCACCAGAAGATCGTGTTTGTCCGCCAAAAAAAGGA ACCGTCTACCACTTGGTTGATGTCAAAAATGTAGTAGAAATTAATGTATTTGGCATAGATCTTGAAGGACAATATAAAATAGTAGCACATTATGTAGCTGAGGAATTTTCGACGTGCATTACAGCCGTTATAagtgtttggaaaaactaa
- the sun gene encoding protein stunted isoform X2 translates to MTNAWRAAGITYIQYSNICAKVVRQALKSELRVDAAKRSDSHVRFTPWTNGKPAHEK, encoded by the exons atgaCTAACGCCTGGAGAGCCGCTGGAATTAC cTATATCCAATACTCCAACATCTGTGCTAAAGTTGTGCGTCAAGCTTTGAAATCGGAGTTGCGTGTCGATGCCGCCAAACGTAGTGATAGCCATGTAAGATTCACTCCCTGGACTAACGGCAAGCCAGCAc atGAAAAGTGA
- the sun gene encoding protein stunted isoform X1 — MTNAWRAAGITYIQYSNICAKVVRQALKSELRVDAAKRSDSHVRFTPWTNGKPAPKPVAAE, encoded by the exons atgaCTAACGCCTGGAGAGCCGCTGGAATTAC cTATATCCAATACTCCAACATCTGTGCTAAAGTTGTGCGTCAAGCTTTGAAATCGGAGTTGCGTGTCGATGCCGCCAAACGTAGTGATAGCCATGTAAGATTCACTCCCTGGACTAACGGCAAGCCAGCAc caAAACCAGTCGCTGCcgaataa
- the LOC135958294 gene encoding peptidoglycan-recognition protein LE-like: MSKLPANKSEEIRSWLNSIDAADIELSDIEESCPSIVDSSIIDSSSSSESGEEVALGVRANNTQIDEYNRNILPQVPSVSFNNVNVSNSTNVYLGNIYSVNGTLNINVINSEEKSQEEAKEEPTTKKSSVVRPACLIFPRYRWLAMDPLSESNKVPEPVQFVAIGYTATTSSTVQARNIGIIRDYQGFNDIIYNFFIGCDGIVYEGRGWGVEGEHTVGYNHKSIGIAFVGNFKRELPPERVLKACRNLITRGITEGHLSKDYKLFTTPISSDNLLNEEFKKWDNFWDIQNCNES; this comes from the exons atgtcaaaattaccaGCAAATAAAAGTGAAGAAATTAGAAGTTGGTTAAATTCAATAGATGCAGCAGATATTGAACTTAGTGATATAGAAGAATCATGTCCAAGTATTGTCGATTCAAGCATAATAGACTCATCAAGTTCTTCTGAATCCGGTGAAGAAGTAGCGTTGGGTGTGAGGGCAAATAATACTCAAATTGATGAATACAACCGCAATATATTACCACAAGTTCCTTCAGTCAGCTTTAACAATGTTAATGTTTCTAATTCAACTAATGTGTATTTGGGAAATATATACAGTGTAAATGGAACTCTAAATATAAACGTGATTAATAGCGAAGAGAAGTCACAGGAGGAGGCTAAAGAAGAACCAACAACGAAAAAAt catCTGTAGTTAGACCTGCCTGTTTGATTTTCCCTCGTTATCGATGGTTGGCTATGGATCCACTTAGTGAATCCAACAAAGTTCCAGAACCTGTACAATTTGTAGCAATTG GCTACACCGCCACTACTAGTTCTACGGTACAAGCTAGAAATATAGGCATAATACGGGATTATCAG GGATTTAATGAtataatttataacttttttatcgGCTGTGATGGTATTGTATACGAAGGACGTGGCTGGGGCGTGGAAGGAGAGCACACCGTGGGTTATAATCACAAATCTATAGGAATCGCATTTGTTGGTAATTTTAAACGTGAGCTGCCACCTGAGAGAGTATTGAAAGCTTGTCGAAATTTAATTACAcg CGGTATTACTGAAGGACATCTGTCGAAAGACTATAAACTATTTACCACACCTATTTCtagtgataatttattaaatgaagaatttaaaaaatgggaTAATTTttgggacatacaaaattgcAATGAAAGTTGA
- the LOC135957327 gene encoding peptidoglycan recognition protein-like codes for MASPSSHEILSVNEPLDDNESLASSIVESSIVDTSSEADEDFLEDCDDDSQKYTNISELPIYNKLLNSNSLSKQLGQITPLATYNNVSVSNSTNVVFGNVIKVKGVLNINVYKETNKNNDENINPSYKSRESSQINKKSSNDYVSNSICRIIPRNCWFALEPLNEYDYIKEPIDIVIISHSATDSSISSTTNMEILRNIQTFHVDSQGWDDIGYNFLIGCDGNIYEGRGWGVVGVHTFGYNSRSIGICFIGSFSRSLPTEKALESCKNLLKRGTNEGHLTQNYKLLCHRQCISTVSPGRLLYEEISKWENFYNKGIDDNLKN; via the exons atggcTAGCCCAAGTTCTCATGAGATTTTGTCAGTAAATGAACCATTAGATGATAATGAATCATTGGCATCATCTATTGTGGAGTCGAGTATAGTGGATACTTCATCAGAAGCGGACGAGGATTTTTTAGaag ATTGCGATGATGACTCACAGAAATATACAAACATCTCTGAACTgccaatttataacaaattgttgaATTCCAATTCATTAAGCAAACAATTAGGACAAATAACGCCTTTGGCCACCTACAATAATGTCAGtgtttcaaattcaacgaatgtgGTTTTTGGAAATGTTATTAAGGTTAAAggtgttttaaatataaatgtttataaagaaacaaataaGAATAATGACGAAAATATTAATCCGTCATATAAAAGCAGGGAATCTtctcagattaacaaaaaat CATCAAATGATTATGTCAGCAATTCAATATGCCGGATAATACCTCGCAATTGTTGGTTTGCCTTGGAGCCGTTAAATGAATATGACTACATAAAGGAACCTATTGACATTGTTATTATAT CTCATAGTGCCACTGATAGTTCCATTAGTTCAACAACAAATATGGAAATATTACGAAATATTCag acTTTTCACGTCGACTCACAAGGCTGGGACGATATTGGCTACAATTTTCTAATAGGATGCGATGGTAATATTTATGAAGGTCGTGGTTGGGGTGTTGTTGGTGTCCATACGTTTGGTTACAACAGTAGATCCATTGGTATTTGTTTTATTGGCTCTTTTTCGCGTTCATTACCAACAGAAAAGGCTTTAGAATCAtgtaaaaacttacttaaaag AGGAACTAACGAAGGTCATTTAACACAAAATTACAAACTATTATGTCATCGACAATGTATATCAACTGTTAGTCCTGGAAGATTGTTATATGAAGAAATATCcaaatgggaaaatttttacaacaaaGGCATAGATGATAATTTAAAGAATTAG
- the LOC135957001 gene encoding peptidoglycan recognition protein-like, whose product MYLYPKCKLKLIAYKLQRKAFKMMELLKKMSTMQVSKSNNPEKSASENQCVTSAGGVKSKIVPDLNSIQDTLHQLSTSAIKSNITITDSSNVHLGNKINYDGNLYVNLVNNNNESGISLIQHDNNNGVIIKTASNVYISDFPIIPRSFWSIKKPKQEYDKIEEPVKLVIISHTATTSSTDQSKNIQLIRDIQAFHVDTHNWNEIGYNFLIGCDGTIYEGRGWGIEGAHTFGYNNRSLGVTFIGCFINRKPSEQALNACKNLLERGIYEGHLAKNYKLLGHRQCSETESPGTKLYEEITTWKHFYNKSVDEDLRTDDESEE is encoded by the exons ATGTATTTATATCCAAAGTGCAAACTAAAACTTATTGCGTATAAACTCCAAAGAAAGGCTTTCAAAATGATGGAACTGctgaaaaaaatgtcaacaatgcAGGTTTCTAAATCAAACAATCCTGAAAAATCTGCCAGTGAAAACCAATGTGTAACTTCTGCAG gcGGTGTGAAGAGTAAAATAGTACCAGATTTAAACTCCATACAGGATACGTTACATCAACTATCAACATCAGCCATTAAAAGCAATATTACTATAACTGATTCGTCCAATGTTCATTTGGGCAATAAAATCAATTATGATGGCAATCTTTATGTTAATCTTGTCAACAATAACAATGAAAGCGGAATATCATTAATCCAGCATGACAATAATAATGGCGTAATAATTAAAACAG catCAAATGTTTACATCTCAGATTTTCCTATAATTCCGCGTAGTTTTTGGTCAATTAAAAAACCCAAACAAGAATATGATAAAATTGAAGAACCCGTTAAATTAGTTATAATTT CTCACACAGCCACCACCAGTTCTACTGATCaatctaaaaatattcaattaataagaGATATACAG gcCTTTCATGTCGACACACATAATTGGAATGAAATAGGCTATAATTTTCTAATTGGCTGTGATGGTACAATATACGAAGGACGAGGTTGGGGCATTGAAGGTGCACACACATTCGGCTATAACAACCGATCGCTTGGTGTTACATTTATCGGTTGTTTCATTAATAGGAAGCCCTCCGAGCAAGCACTAAATGCCTGTAAAAATTTACTTGAAAG ggGCATTTATGAAGGACATTTAGCCAAAAATTATAAGTTATTAGGTCATCGCCAATGTTCGGAAACAGAAAGCCCCGGTACTAAATTATATGAAGAAATAACCACatggaaacatttttataacaaatctgtTGACGAAGATTTAAGAACAGACGATGAAAGTGAAGAATAA
- the Rnmt gene encoding mRNA cap guanine-N7 methyltransferase produces MSELSQGFEPSRLEDSSSGDDTDNVHESETYQNANQSQEIQEDLTQTNTIEQPRGSAVAPTEDENELDWREETEEHSQTQDGNMKVVASHYNELKEAGRKERVKSRIFHMRNFNNWIKSQLISEYLKRIHENQRMGEPMRVLDMCCGKGGDLLKWEKALITYLICTDIAEVSVEQCKKRYDDICRRAEKSKFAHKFEAEFFACDSTLVRLRERFKDPSLKLNLVSCQFAFHYSFESLTQAECMVRNAAECLQPGGFFIATMPDAFEIMKRLRASSDGRSFGNEVYNIEFVCDTNPPPLFGAKYQFHLEGVVDCPEFLVHFPTLEKLCRKYGLKLERKTTFADYYKENMEKGRVLLQRMNCLDTVYANRIGNDEQYAHIKRFMKGNSGRPYGSLTKCEWEAATIYLVCAFRKCKNTWDTKGKPVFEFDD; encoded by the exons ATGAGTGAATTATCACAGGGTTTTGAACCGTCACGTTTGGAAGACAGCAGCAGTGGTGATGACACAGATAATGTGCATGAATCTGAAACATATCAGAATGCGAATCAATCTCAAGAAATACAGGAGGATTTGacacaaacaaacacaattGAACAGCCAAGAGGAAGCGCAGTGGCTCCAACGGAAGATGAAAATGAACTCGACTGGAGAGAAGAAACAGAAGAACATTCTCAAACACAAGATGGTAATATGAAGGTGGTTGCTTCTCATTACAATGAGTTGAAAGAAGCTGGCAGGAAAGAACGTGTCAAATCTCGTATATTTCATAtgcgaaattttaataattggaTAAAATCCCAACTGATATCGGAATATTTAAAGCGTATACATGAAAATCAACGCATGGGAGAACCCATGCGTGTACTGGATATGTGTTGCGGCAAAGGTGGAGATTTACTAAAATGGGAAAAGGCCTTGATTACCTACCTCATTTGTACCGATATTGCTGAAGTTTCTGTTGAACAATGCAAGAAACGTTATGACGATATCTGTAGAAGAgcagaaaaatcaaaatttgctCACAAATTTGAAGCGGAATTTTTTGCCTGTGATTCTACTTTAGTTCGATTGAGAGAACGCTTTAAAGACCCATCTTTAAAACTTAATTTGGTGTCTTGTCAATTTGCTTTTCATTATTCCTTTGAGTCGCTTACGCAGGCCGAATGCATGGTTCGCAATGCAGCAGAATGCCTACAACCGGGTGGTTTCTTTATAGCAACTATGCCCGATGCTTTTGAGATAATGAAGCGTTTAAGAGCATCCAGCGATGGTCGTAGTTTTGGAAATGAAGTGTACAATATCGAATTTGTTTGCGATACCAATCCACCGCCTTTGTTTGGTGCAAaatatcaatttcatttggaggGCGTTGTTGATTGTCCAGAGTTTTTGGTGCATTTCCCAACATTAGAGAAACTATGTCGTAAGTATGGCTTGAAATTGGAGAGGAAGACTACATTTGCTGATTATTACAAGGAAAATATGGAAAAGG GTCGTGTCCTATTGCAACGCATGAATTGTCTAGATACGGTGTATGCCAATCGCATAGGCAATGATGAGCAATATGCCCATATCAAGCGCTTTATGAAGGGTAATTCTGGCCGACCCTATGGTTCACTGACAAAATGTGAATGGGAAGCAGCAA CAATTTATCTAGTGTGCGCTTTTCGTAAATGTAAAAATACTTGGGATACTAAAGGTAAACCAGTATTTGAATTTGATGATTGA
- the Nnp-1 gene encoding ribosomal RNA processing protein 1 homolog — protein sequence MVVMAPVKKSKHNLSFQKKEENQMDVEDVNDEENGEECEDDEVPQDIQIIAQEVQIVKTLACNDLTQRNRQMKKLRKWLQLRTKSTFSFTQEDFMRIWKGLYYNMWYSDKPLVQEELAEQLGKLLECFEGNLQYSVDFFGAFLKTMCIEWFGIDQWRIDKFLMLARRMLRYMFKILKSSEWSMEALEIFNKHATETVLFENVSAKGLTMHYLDIFFEELAKVSEGNISAEQVGMFVKPFVKFMATQRDFNLISHCRTRIFYHLLYQSSLGREYSEKYNAWKDMGFPTKHIDDLEKVDESEHEDSVEVESVEENASNRHLDPRAGNVDVFMPELTLDAEHIIKEAEHFLYKEECATRRRKLLKKLLDLFKTYQNGQFPLGIKTMPRFEGKSEKPLIQEKIRQLDNLENELYGVDRKLKQMTKRKRRKFLKSLNFDEIDESNYEQTLEKALPKDYLKERRKRSQKSFMSNWVEEELNEEELKPKKSKQETLANNENVAVEKTHIKKNKLKFQNSENVDLAEPVKKSKKLDKSVSESVNNGDTPVKLSKKSKKNNADLSKNVSNGSEIKATNKQIKVLKISDPQEQSTPKLKSKESKVLKISDADVQTTPKSKKKPTNEWDEPMGEDEVEYFLPSRKLQLKKANADLVLNPMAKQRLIDHPSTPVNSKKTSFSAANTPKTPGSAKRVKIALKHNTSQNPLEYIQQIRSSPNIPYDAKKKPGKGLLKPNAMPSPINPFYKKKIGLKLLNDTI from the coding sequence ATGGTAGTAATGGCCCCCGTTAAAAAATCTAAACATAATTTATCTTTtcaaaagaaagaagaaaatcAAATGGACGTTGAAGATGTGAATGATGAAGAAAATGGTGAGGAGTGTGAAGATGATGAAGTGCCGCAAGATATACAAATTATAGCTCAAGAAGTACAAATCGTAAAGACATTGGCATGCAATGATTTAACTCAAAGGAATagacaaatgaaaaaattacgCAAATGGCTGCAGCTAAGAACAAAGTCGACTTTTTCATTCACTCAAGAAGATTTTATGAGAATATGGAAGGGACTCTATTATAATATGTGGTATTCCGACAAACCGTTGGTCCAAGAAGAACTCGCAGAACAACTAGGTAAACTTTTGGAATGTTTTGAGGGTAACTTGCAATATAGTGTTGACTTTTTTGGAGCATTTTTGAAAACGATGTGCATAGAATGGTTTGGTATCGACCAATGGCGCATTGATAAGTTTTTGATGTTGGCGAGGCGTATGTTGCGTTACATGTTTAAGATATTGAAATCCTCTGAATGGAGTATGGAGGcattagaaatatttaataaacacgCTACTGAAACAGTACTATTTGAAAATGTGTCTGCCAAAGGTTTAACTATGCACTATTTGGATATATTCTTCGAGGAGTTGGCTAAAGTTTCCGAGGGCAACATTTCTGCAGAACAAGTTGGAATGTTTGTCAAACCATTTGTTAAGTTTATGGCAACTCAAAGAGATTTTAACTTAATATCGCACTGTCGGACTAGGATATTTTATCATTTACTTTACCAAAGTAGTTTGGGTAGAGAATACAGTGAGAAGTATAATGCCTGGAAAGACATGGGATTTCCTACCAAACATATCGATGATTTGGAGAAAGTAGATGAATCGGAACATGAAGACAGTGTTGAAGTAGAAAGTGTTGAAGAAAATGCTAGCAATAGACACCTGGATCCACGTGCTGGTAATGTGGACGTTTTTATGCCAGAATTAACATTGGATGCCGAACATATCATAAAGGAAGCTGAACACTTTCTTTATAAAGAGGAATGTGCAACAAGGCGTAGAAAGCTACTTAAAAAACTATTGGACTTGTTCAAAACCTATCAAAATGGTCAATTCCCATTGGGAATTAAGACCATGCCTAGATTTGAAGGTAAATCAGAAAAGCCTCTTATTCAAGAAAAAATAAGACAATTAGATAACTTGGAAAATGAGTTGTATGGAGTTGatagaaaactaaaacaaatgacAAAACGTAAAAGGAGAAAGTTTTTAAAATCGTTGAATTTTGATGAAATTGATGAAAGCAATTATGAGCAAACTCTGGAAAAAGCTTTGCCAAAGGATTACCTTAAAGAACGTAGGAAGAGGTCGCAAAAATCCTTTATGTCTAACTGGGTAGAGGAGGAACTTAACGAAGAAGAATTGAAGCCGAAAAAATCTAAACAGGAAACCTTAGCCAACAACGAAAATGTAGCAGTTGAAAAAACACAcattaaaaagaataaattaaaatttcaaaattcagaAAATGTAGACCTAGCTGAACCTGTTAAGAAATCTAAAAAACTAGATAAGTCTGTAAGTGAATCAGTGAATAACGGAGACACACCTGTCAAACTAAGTaagaaatcaaaaaagaataatGCTGATTTGAGCAAGAACGTGTCTAATGGATCCGAAATTAAAGCTACCAATAAGcagataaaagttttaaaaatatcagaTCCCCAAGAACAATCCACACCGAAACTCAAATCAAAGGAATCGAAAGTCTTAAAAATATCCGATGCTGATGTACAGACCACACCAAAGTCCAAAAAAAAACCCACAAACGAATGGGATGAGCCCATGGGCGAAGATGAAGTAGAATATTTTTTGCCATCTCGTAAATTACAACTAAAGAAAGCTAATGCAGATTTAGTGTTAAATCCAATGGCAAAACAACGTTTAATCGATCACCCATCTACACCTGTTAACAGCAAGAAGACCTCTTTTTCGGCGGCCAATACTCCTAAAACACCCGGTAGCGCCAAACGCGTTAAGATTGCGTTGAAACACAACACATCCCAAAATCCTCTTGAGTATATACAACAAATTAGAAGCTCGCCGAATATACCCTATGATGCTAAAAAGAAGCCCGGCAAGGGATTGTTAAAACCCAATGCAATGCCCAGTCCTATTAATcctttttacaaaaagaaaattggtttgaaattattaaatgatactatttga
- the THG gene encoding probable tRNA(His) guanylyltransferase, with amino-acid sequence MKLLVNVFNILNKKVNKTRFINTFASMACSRYEYVKGYETEDSILPNVWIVVRVDGKGFHKFSKIHDFEKPNDEKALNLMNNAAQTVMEEFRDIIISYGQSDEYSFVFRKETNVFNRRQSKLLSYVTSLFTSSYVMNWNNWMGEKKLQYPPCFDGRVVLYPSDQNLRDYLSWRQADVHINNLYNTAFWNLVLKGGLTNQEAEAELRGTFSADKNEILFSKFGINYNSLPAMFRKGTILLRKKVALSENCTNRRQLIVPLHDDMIRDKFWKQHTELLGKYVPGDYESKMEILDYPELLTRQMKMLDIKDS; translated from the exons ATGAAGTTATtggtaaatgtttttaatattctgaataaaaaagtcaataaaacccgttttataaatacatttgcTTCAATGGCTTGCAGTCGCTATGAATATGTTAAAGGATATGAAACAGAAGACAGTATTTTACCCAACGTGTGGATAGTGGTACGAGTAGATGGTAAAGGATTTcacaaattttcgaaaattcatgATTTTGAAAAGCCAAATGATGAGAAAG cTTTAAATCTTATGAACAATGCAGCTCAAACTGTTATGGAAGAATTTCGAGATATTATAATTTCCTATGGGCAAAGTGATGAATACTCTTTTGTTTTTCGTAAAGAAACTAATGTATTCAATAGAAGACAATCGAAATTATTGTCTTATGTTACTAGTCTATTTACCTCCTCATACGTTATGAATTGGAACAATTGGATGGGTGAAAAGAAATTACAGTACCCACCTTGCTTTGATGGCCGTGTTGTTTTGTATCCCTCTGATCAGAATCTGAGAGATTATTTAAGTTGGCGTCAAGCCGATGTGCACATTAACAATTTGTATAATACAGCATTTTGGAATTTGGTCCTTAAAGGAGGTCTTACCAATCAAGAGGCAGAAGCTGAATTACGTGGAACATTTTCTGCAGATAAAAacgaaatattattttctaaatttggaataaattaTAACAGTCTCCCTGCAATGTTTAGGAAAGGCACTATATTGCTAAGGAAAAAAGTAGCATTAAGTGAAAACTGTACGAATAGAAGACAATTAATTGTTCCATTACATGACGATATGATAAGGGATAAATTTTGGAAACAACACACTGAATTGTTGGGAAAATATGTTCCGGGAGATTATGAAAGCAAAATGGAAATTTTAGATTATCCTGAATTATTAACgagacaaatgaaaatgttAGATATAAAAGATAGTTGA
- the LOC135958239 gene encoding uncharacterized protein LOC135958239 — translation MPGYHDPIQHHRRLSSFSLDAIEEYFAQLNPIAKRIAYDINDTKANYGQLWDTLDYHEQNDIINDTLIKPEISLRYFDNFLTPTPTNSSGNSYQSSTDSLTAIVLKDVGTTRNCVGDREEGDKKKITTLKPYGGKYNPHGIKHFYSYDGRNLHTFGMQKVALKVIQDDALGCFRDEHSLPFCYRTKSQINLFVLQPITDSMAARKTIVPSKIIAAPSKTMALKPREDCSPEDEESKKALDNYHRLQHQLKMNLNEKKSQDLQKSSSSYVSIKPSSISANRKIIKSPDTSYKLENKDNKISSNSKNTKSSLLQNYINSTQINATPKIGVNYAVFSDSYNTAEESSNLLQHCGQSDLATASCSSAATSDDDEKTLEAEDVHLLDNDSNIRKGFDFLNNW, via the coding sequence ATGCCAGGTTACCATGATCCTATTCAGCATCATCGTCGTCTAAGTTCTTTTTCCTTGGATGCAATTGAAGAATATTTTGCGCAACTGAATCCGATTGCTAAACGTATTGCGTACGACATTAATGATACGAAAGCTAATTATGGCCAACTATGGGATACCTTGGACTACCATGAACAGAACGATATAATAAATGATACGTTGATTAAGCCGGAAATTTCCTTACggtattttgacaattttttaacaCCCACACCTACCAATTCATCGGGAAATAGTTATCAATCGTCTACGGATTCGTTAACGGCCATAGTATTGAAGGATGTTGGCACAACTAGAAATTGTGTTGGAGATAGGGAGGAAGGagacaagaaaaaaattacaacgtTGAAACCTTATGGTGGAAAGTATAACCCGCATggcattaaacatttttattcatatgatGGACGCAATTTGCATACATTTGGAATGCAAAAAGTGGCTTTAAAAGTTATACAGGATGATGCTTTAGGATGTTTTCGCGACGAACATTCACTTCCATTCTGTTATAGAACTAAATCccaaattaatttgtttgttttgcaacCTATTACTGATTCAATGGCAGCTCGCAAGACAATTGTTCCCAGCAAGATTATAGCAGCTCCTTCAAAGACTATGGCTTTGAAACCACGAGAAGATTGCTCTCCAGAAGATGAGGAGTCCAAGAAAGCATTGGATAATTATCATCGCTTGCAACATCAATTAAAAATGAATCTTAACGAAAAGAAATCTCaagatttacaaaaatcatCTTCATCGTATGTATCAATAAAACCTAGTAGTATTTCAGCGAAccgcaaaattataaaatctccCGATACTTCATATAAATTAGAGAATAAGGATAACAAAATATCATCGAATTCGAAAAATACAAAGTCGTCATTGCTgcaaaattacataaattcaacCCAAATCAATGCAACACCAAAAATAGGAGTTAACTATGCAGTATTCTCCGATTCTTATAACACTGCTGAGGAAAGTTCTAATTTATTGCAACATTGTGGTCAGAGTGATCTAGCTACAGCTTCTTGCTCTTCGGCAGCTACATCGGATGATGATGAAAAAACGTTAGAAGCAGAGGATGTTCATTTACTTGATAATGATTCAAACATACGCAAAGGATTTGATTTTCTTAATAATTGGTAA
- the NC2beta gene encoding protein Dr1: MSNPQDELCPPPSEDDELTLPRASINKIIKELVPSVRVANESRELLLNCCSEFIHLISSEANEVCNMRNKKTINAEHVLEALDRLGFRDYKQEAEAVLNDCKEVAAKRRRQSTRLENLGIPEEELLRQQQELFEKAREEQAQEEQQQWISMQASAIQQSARQMRAAGGEEDDEDDDEY, encoded by the coding sequence ATGAGTAATCCACAAGATGAGTTGTGTCCTCCGCCTTCGGAAGATGACGAATTAACATTGCCGCGTGCTAGTATCAACAAAATTATCAAAGAACTTGTGCCATCAGTTCGAGTGGCCAATGAAAGTCGTGAACTATTGCTTAACTGTTGTTCAGAATTTATCCATCTTATAAGCTCGGAAGCCAATGAGGTGTGTAATATGCGTAACAAGAAAACGATTAACGCAGAACATGTTTTAGAGGCTTTGGATCGTTTGGGTTTTCGCGACTATAAACAGGAAGCGGAGGCCGTCCTCAACGACTGCAAAGAAGTTGCTGCAAAGAGACGCAGACAAAGTACACGCTTAGAAAATTTAGGAATTCCTGAGGAAGAACTGTTGAGACAGCAACAAGAGTTATTTGAAAAGGCACGCGAGGAGCAAGCACAAGAGGAGCAACAACAGTGGATTAGCATGCAAGCATCAGCGATACAACAGAGTGCCAGACAAATGCGCGCGGCAGGCGGTGAAGAAGATGACGAAGACGACGatgaatattaa